The DNA region TGGCTGGGCGTGCTCGGCAGCGCCGCGCTGCTGCTGGTGCTCTCGGTGCCTGCCCTGAACATGCGCATCGGGTACGCGGGCGCCTGGGCGCTCACCCCTGGCGTGGAAAGCCGCGACGCCCTGGCCGACGTGCGCACCCTCGGCGCCGGCGGGCTGCTCAGCCAGTTCGAGGTGATCCTGGACCTGAAAGGCCAGCGGTACACGCCCGACGACCGCGAGAAATTCCAGGCGGTCGTGAACGACCTCAAGGCCCTGCCAGACGTAAAGGCCGTCCTGAGTCCCTTCGTCACGCCCGAGGACCTGCGGCAGGCCGGGGACAGCACCGGCACGGACGCCCTGGGCGCCATGACCACCCTCACCCGGCGCTCCTTCAGTCAGGACCGCACCTTCCTGCGCGTGACCGTGATTCCGAATGACGCGCTGCGTGCCGACGCGATCCCCGAGTACGAGGCCCGCATCCGCGCCACCCTCGATCGCAGCGGGTACGCGTACCTGCTGGGCGGCTCCCCCATCGGGGGGCAGGAGTTCAGCCGCGCCATCACCGGCACGCTCCCCACCGTGGTCCTCACCGTATTCGCCGGGACGTTCCTGCTCCTGATGGTCGCCTTCCGCAGCCTGCTGATCCCCCTCAAGAGCATCGTCACGAACGCCCTCACCGTCGGCGCGGCCGCCGGGGTCGTCACCGAAATCGTGCAGAACGGCTTCCTGGCCGGACCGCTGGGCATTCCCACCGACGTCGGCGTGCTCGACTCCAGCCTGCCGGTGCTGCTGTTCGCCGTGATGTTCGGCCTCAGCATGGACTACGAGATCTTCCTGCTCTCCCGCGTGCAGGAAGAGCACCTGCGCGGCACCCCGAACGACGAGGCCGTCGTGAAGGCCGTCGGCCACACCGCCCGCATCATCACGAGCGCCGCCATCATCATGTTCATCGTGTTCTCCGCCTTCATGTTCGGCCGCGTGGTCGCCAGCAAGAGCATCGGCCTGGGCCTCGCGGTGGCCGTGCTGCTGGACGCCACCCTGGTCCGGCTGGTCATGGTCCCCGCCTTCCTGAAACTCGCCGGGAAGTGGAACTGGTGGCTGCCCGCCTGGCTGGACCGCCGCCTGCCCCACGTCACCCTCGAACACTGAGCGCGGCGGGCTGTGCCACAGTCAGGCATGGCTGAGGACCGCACCTACTACGTGTACGCCCTGAAGGACCCGCGGACCTCCCCCGCGGCGCCCTTCTACGTGGGCAAGGGTACGGGCACGCGGGCGCACGATCACCTCGTGCGGGTGGACGCCACCCCGAAAGGCGAGCGGATTCAGGAGATTCAGGCCGGCGGTCATGACGTGCTCGTCAGCCGACTCGTAGAGGACCTCTCCGAGCTTCAGGCCCTGCGTCTGGAGGCGGAACTCATCGCGGCATTCGGCACCGTTGCCAGCGGCGGCCTGCTCACCAACACGGTCCTCCCCTCCGGCCTGGGCGCCCGGCAGCGCCCGGCGCTGACCGTGCCGTCCGGCGTGAAGGAAAAAGCCCAGCTGGGGCTGGGGCTGTTGAAGGGCGCGGTGCTGGAGTTCGCGCAGGCCAACCCGCAGGGGGTCACGAATTCCGAAACGGCCAGCCTGCTGGGGCTGCGCAGCGATTACGGCGGAGGCTCCAAGGATTACCTTTCCTACAGCCTGCTGGGCCTGCTGATGCGGGACGGCAAACTGGACCGGAAGCTGAACAGCAAACGTCATGTGGCCCGCGTGCGCTGAGGCCGTCCGGGCGCCGCGCTGACTGACGGTGTCCTGATGAGAGGTCAAGGTGTCCTCACGCTCCATTCAGGGGGCGTCACAGGGGCGCGGCTACCCTGGCGGCATGACTCCCGAACCGAAACACCGCACCCGCATGGGCCTGCTGGGCCGCCGGGCCGGCGTGGCCGCGCTCGGCCTGGCCCTCACCATGGGCAGCCTGGGCAGCGCCGACGCCGGCACGCTGTCCCCCGGCCTGCTGAAAAAAGCCCAGGCCGGCAGCCAGAAGGTCGAGCCCGTCATCGTGCGCTTCCGCATCGAGAACACCACCCGCGGCCGGTCTTCCTTCCAGCAGATGCGCAAGCAGCTGCAAGACCGCGTGAACCTGCTCGCGCCGCAGTACAAGAACCTCGTCAAGCAGCTGTGGCTGGACGAGAGTGTCCTGCTGCCCCTCACGCCCGTGCAGGCGCGCCTGATGGCGCAGCTGCCGTTCGTGGAGGCGGTGTTCGAGAACTTCCGCGTGCAGATTCCCCGCGCGGTCGCCCTGAGCGCCGCGAACGCGCCCAGCGGCACCCCCTGGCACCTGGAGAAGATCGGCGCGCCCGCCGCCTGGGCCGCCGGCTTCAAGGGCCAGGGCATCACCATCGGCCACCTGGACAGCGGCATTGACCCCGATCACCCTGAACTGGCCGGGAAACTCAAGGCCTTCCAGGAGTTCGACGCGGAAGGCAACCGCAAGGCCGGCGCGGCCCGCGACACCACCGACCACGGCACGCACACCGCGGGCCTGCTGGTCGGCAGCAAGGTGGGCGTCGCGCCCAGCGCCAAGGTCATCAGCGCCCTGGTCCTCCCCAACAACGAGGGCACCTTCGCGCAGGTGATCGCCGGCATGCAGTACGTCCTCGACCCGGACAACAACGCCAACACCGACGACGGCGCGGACGTCGTGAACATGAGCCTGGGCATCCCCGGCACCTTCGAGGAATTCATCACCCCGGTGGACAACATGCTCAAGGCTGGCGTGGTCCCCGTGTTCGCCATCGGCAACTTCGGCCCGGCCCCCGCCAGCACCGGCAGCCCCGGCAACCTCCCGCAGGCCATCGGCGTGGGCGCCATCGACCAGGACGGCTCGGTCGCCAGTTACAGCAGCCGCGGCCCCGTGAACTGGACCGGGAAGATCAGCGGCGTGTTCGTGAAACCCGACATCGTCGCGCCCGGCACGGCCATCACCAGCACCTTCCCGAACGGCGCGTACGGCGCCAAGAGCGGCAGCAGCCAGGCCAGCCCCATCGTGGCAGGCGCCGTGGCCGTGATGCTCTCCGCGAAACCCGGCACGAGCGTGGACGCCATCAAGAACGCGCTGTACAGCAGCGCCAGCAACGCCGGCAGCAAGAACAACAACAGCGGTTACGGGCTGATCAGCCTGCCCGGCGCCCTCGGCAAGCTCGGCGCTTCCGCCGGGGCGCCCGCTCCGGCCCCTGCTCCGGCGCCCACACCCGCTCCGACACCGGCCCCCACGCCTGCCCCGGCCCCGACTCCCACTCCTGCGCCTACCCCAGCGCCTACACCTGCCCCGACTCCTGCGCCCGCTCCGACGCCAGCCCCGGCCATTCCGACCGGCCCCGCGGGCTTCACCTTCTGCGGTTGGGAAGGTAGCCGCTGCACCGGCGCCACCCAGAAGCAGGTGGCCTTCGGCATCAACGGCCGCTTCGTGAGCGGCACCAGCACCGACGACAGCTTCATGTGCACCGTGGCTGAGTGGGGCACCGATCCGGCTCCGAACACCCGGAAGGCCTGCTTCATCAAGAACCCCGGCACGGCCACCACGCCCGCACCGGCCCCTGCCCCGGCACCCAAACCCCAGCCCGCGCCCACCCCGGCCCCCGCGCCTGCTCCGGCGCCCAGCACCCCGGCCACCAAGCCCACCGTGCTGCTCGTGGATGACGACATGGGACAGGGCACCGACGTGACCGCCGCCCTGCGCGACGCCATCAAGGCGAACGCTGCCAGTGCGCTGGTCTGGAACACCCAGACGCAGGGAAACGTGCCCCTCAGTGAACTGCGCCGCGCGCAGGTGGTCGTGTGGGCCACCGGCGACCAGTACCAGAACACCATCACCGGGGCGGATCAGGGCGCCCTCGCCGAGTACCTGCAGGGCGGCGGGAAGCTGATCGTCACCGGCCAGGACATCGGGTACGACATCGGCACCAGTGCCTTCTACACGAACTTCCTCAAGACCCGCTTCCTGGCGGACAGCAGCGGCACCACCAAGTTCGTCACGACCGGCGCCTTCGGGAACACGGCCTTCACCCTGAACGCTCAGGGCAGCGCCGGCAACCAGTACTACCCGGACGTGATCGCCGACCTGAACGGCAGCGCGACCGTGGCCGGCTGGGGCAGCGCGAACGCCACCGCTGGAACGATCACCGCGCAGAGCCTCAAGCAGGACCCGAACAAGGCCCGCGCCACGCAGAAGCAGCGTGATCCCCGCGGCCGCACGCAGCCTGTGAACCGCGCGCCTGCGACCCTCGGGCAGCTGGTCGGCCAGCTGCTGGGCGTGCCGGCCCGCGTGACCGCGCAGAGTGCCGGGGACAACGCCGGGGCGATCGTGGTGAACAATGCCGGAAACTACCGTACGGTGAACATGGGCTTCGGGATGGAGGGCCTGACGCCGAACAGCCGCAACCTGCTCATGAAGACCGCGCTGGAATGGCTGATGCGCTGAGGACACTCACCCCCTGTTCCTGACTTTCCCGGAGAGGCCCCTGTGGCCTCTTCTTTGTTGCCCTTGAGGGTCCTGCCACGTGGGCCTCAAGCCGGGTGGGTAGCGTGGGGGCATGACCACCCTGAAAGACATCATGACGAAGGACCTGACGACCGTGGACGGCAAGGCGACCCTGCGGGAGGTGGCGCAGCGCATGAAGGCCGACGACATCGGCAATGTCCTGATCATGGATGGGGATCAGCTCACCGGGATCATCACGGACCGCGACATCGTGATCCGCGCAGTGGCGGATGGGCAGGACGTGAACACGCCGGTGAGCACGTACGCCACGAAGGACGTGTTCACCCTGCCGTGCAGCACCAGCGTGCAGGACGCCGCGAAGGCCATGGCGGAGCGGCAGCTGCGCCGTCTGCCGGTGACGGACAGCCAGACCGGGAAGATCGGCGGGATCGTGAGTCTGGCCGACCTGTCCAACCGCACGAGCGGGAATGCGGACCAGAAGGCGCTGGAGGGCATCAGCAAGCCCGGCTGACGGACCGGTGTCCTGCTCACAATGAAGAGGAAGCGCCCTGATTCCGGGGCGTTTCTTTATGTGTGATCTCCAGCGGGCTCAGCCATATACAGTGCTCGGCATGAAGGTTCATCCGAGCCCTGTGTGCGGGGAGCGCCCATGAGCGCCGGGTCGCAGGACGTCCAGCCCTTCGACTGGCAGCGCATCTTCCTGGGCGACATCGACCCGCTGTTCCTGCTGGAGATCGTGTTCCGCACGTCGGTGATCTTCCTGTGGCTGGTCTTCCTGCTGCGCATCAGCGGGAAGCGCGGTCTGGCGCAGCTCAGTCCGCTGGAACTGGCGATCGTGATCGGGCTGGGGTCGGCGGCAGGGGACCCGATGTTCTACCCGGACGTGCCGCTGGTGCACGCCATGCTGGTGCTGGCCCTGGTGGTGGGCTTGCAGCGGCTGCTGGCGCACCTGGTGATTCACAGTGAGCGGGTGGAGACCTTCGTGGAGGGCGTGCCGGTAGAACTCGTGCGGGACGGCGTGATTCAGCTCGATGGCCTGGAGCGGGCGAAGCTCAGCCGGGAGGACCTGTTCGAGACGGTGCGCACCCGGGACGTGCGGCAGCTGGGGCAGGTGCAGCGCGCGTACTTCGAGCAGAACGGGCAGCTGTCCTTCTTCCTGCGCGATAAGGAGGCGCCGCCTGTGCCCGGCCTGCCGATCGTGCCGCCCTGGGACGTGGAGGCGCCTCCCCTGGCGCCGGCCGGGTTTGCCGGTGCCGTGGCGTGCCTGAGCTGCGGTCGCGTGCAGGACACGCCACAGGCTCAGTGTGTCTGCGGCGGGCACGGCTGGACGCCAGCCCGGACCGACCCACTCGGCTGAGACGCATAAAGTGCTGGGCCGCGGGGGTGATTCCTCGCGGCTCAGCACTTTTCGTCCGGTCAGTGCTGCAATTCGCGCAGCTGGCGGTACAGGTCCTTTTCCTGCTCGGTGGGGTGCTTCGGTACGGTCAGGTTCAGTTTCACGTACAGGTCGCCGTGGCCGCCGCCGCGTTTCGGCCAGCCCTGCCCGCGCAGGCGCATCTTGCGGCCGCTGCTGCTGCCGGGCGGGACGGTCAGGTGCCCGGTGGTGCCGCTGAGCGTTCTGACCTTCACGTCCCCGCCCAGCGCGGCCACCGGGGCGGGCACGTCCACGGTGGTGGTCAGGTCGTCACCGTCCAGTTCGAAGCGGGCGTCTTCGAGCACGCGGATGTTGAGGAGCACGTCCCCGCCGCCGGGGCCCTGGCCGGCCAGCCGCAGCCGCGCGCCGTCCCGCGTCCCGGCCGGAACGCGCAGGGAGAGGCGTTTGCCGTCCACGTTGATGACCTCGTCGGACCCGGCGTAGGCTTCTTCCAGCGTGACCTGCAGTTCGCCCTCGACGTTCTGCACGAACCGGCGGGACTGCCCGGCGCCGCCCAGGCCGCCCAGCAGGTCCTCGATGTTGATCTGCTGCCCGCCGGGGCTGCGGAACCCGCCGCCCGCGCCGCCGCGGCCGCCCGGGCCGGCCTGCCCGAACAGGCCCTGGAAGAAGTCGCTGAACTGCGAGCCGTCGAATCCGCCGAAGTCCCCGCCCTGGAAGCCGCCCTCGTACCCGGGGGGCACGTGCCCGGTGTGGCCGAACTGGTCGTACACCTTGCGTTTTTCCGGGTCGTTCAGGACCGCGTACGCCTCGCCGATGTCCTTGAACTTCTCGGCGGCCTTCTCGTCCCCGGCGTTCTTGTCCGGGTGGTACTGCTTGGCGAGCTTGCGGTAGGCGCTCTTGATGTCGGCGTCGGAGGCGCCCCGGGAGACGCCCAGCACCTCGTAGTAGTCCTTGTAAGCCATGCGGGAACCTCCGTCAGGGGGTGCGGGGAAGAGGAATCAGGAGCGGGCCGGGAGTTTGTGCAGCGCGGCTTTCAGGCCGTACGCCTCGGCGATGCTGTGGGCGGTGTGGCCGCGCGGGTCGGCGCGGGTGGGGTCCGCGCCGCGGGCGAGCAGCAGGTCCAGCAGGTCGGTGCGCGGCGCCCGGGTCCGTTGCCGGTAGGCGAGGCCCTCGACGTCCACGGTGTGCAGCAGTGGCAGCCAGTAGCGCGCGTCGTTGGGGTCGGCGCCGCGGTCCAGCAGGGCCGGGATGAGGCCCGGGTCGTAGTCGCCCTCGCCCAGGCTGGAGTGCTCGATGGCGAGGTTCAGCAGGGGCATGCGCGCCTCGTCCGGCCAGAAGTTCACGTCCTGCACCTGCGCGAGCACCGGCAGGAAGTACAGCCGCAGCGTCTCGGCGTTCTGCGGCACGTGGCGCAGCATCCAGCCGAGCGCGGCGTGCAGTTTCGTCTGGCTCACATTGGCCGGGACCGCTTGCCCGCGCTTGACCGCGTCGATGACGGGGTTGGCGTCCTCGCGGTGCAGCAGCTTCACGTACTCGCCTTCCACCTGCGCGCGCGCCCAGGCTTCCTTGCGCAGGAATTTCAGGCTGCTGTTCACGCTGGGGTTGCTCTGGAAGCACTTCACGGGCACCCGGCGCGCGAGTTCGTCCCAGCCGTACTCCGCGTGCAGGTGCTGAACGAGGCGTTCCAGGGTCACGCCGTGCAGGGGATCGCGGGTCACGGGGGCTTACCCCTTCCGGCTGACGACGACGCGGGCCGGGCGCACCAGGCGGTCTCCCATGCGGAAGCCGAGCTGGTACACGGTGACGATCAGGTCGTTCTCGTCGCCGGGCACGACCTGAATGGCCTCGTGCCACTGCGGGTCGAACACCTCGCCTTCCCGGCCGGTGGCTTCCAGGCCCAGGCCGGCGAACACGCTCAGGACCTTGCTCTGCACCGCCTGAATGCCGGGGATGAGTTTGGCGGGGTCCTCGCCGCCCATGCTCAGGGCGCGGTCCAGGTCGTCGTACACGGGCATCAGGGCCTCGGCGGCCTTGCTCACGCCCTGGCCCTGCGCGGCGGCGACGTCCTGCTGGGTGCGGGTGCGGTAGCCCTCGAAGTCCGACGCGAGCCGGCCGAGCTTGAGTTTCAGGTCGGCGTTTTCCTTTTCCAGGTCCTCGGCGCGCTGGAGTTTGTCCATCATCTCCTGCACCTGGCCCAGCATGTTCTCGTCCATCTCGGGGAAACTGGCCGTTTCGGCGTCTTCCTGCATGTTGTCGGTTTCGGTTTCGGGGCTGGCGTCGAACTTGATGTTCTCGGTGTCGGGGGTGGTGTCGGCGTCCTGCGGGCCGGTCTTGTTCTGATCGTCGTTCATGCGCGGACCTCTCTTGCGGAACATTCGTTCAAGGATAGGGGAGAGGGGCCTGTCGGGCCGTCCTCTCCCCTGCGGGTGGGTGGTGGTGGGCGTGAGGGGACGTGCGGGGCCGTTACTCGGCGGGCTTGAAGTCCGCGTCGATCACGTCGTCGTCGGCCTTGGGCGCGCTGCCGGTGCCGGCGTCCGCCTGCGGCTGGGCCTGGCCCTGCTGGGCGGCGGTCATGAAGGCGCGCAGTTCCTCTTCCAGTTTCTTCTGCGCGGCGTCGATCTTCGCGTCGTCGTCGGCGCGCACGGCTTCCTCGGCCTCATCTGCGGCGGCCTTGAGGCGGTCCTTGACGTCCTGGGCGGCGCCTTCGTTCTCCTCGATCTGCGCGAGGGCCTGCACGCGCAGGGAGTCGAGGTTGTTGCGCTTCTCGACGCGTTCCTTGCGGGCCTTGTCGGCGGCGGCGTTCTGCTCGGCTTCCTGCACCATGCGTTCCACGTCGCTCTTGTCGAGGGTGGTGGTGTTCTCGATGCGGATGCTGGATTCCTTGCCGCTCTGTTTTTCCTTGGCGGTCACGTGCAGGATGCCGTTGGCGTCGATGTCGAAGGTCACTTCGATCTGGGGCTGCCCGGCACGCATGGGCGGGATGCCCTCAAGCTTGAAGCGGCCCAGGGACTTGTTGTCGCTCGCCATGGGGCGCTCGCCCTGCAGCACGTTGATCTCCACGCCCGGCTGGTTGTTCTCGGCGGTGGTGTAGATCTCGGTTTTCTTGGCGGGCACGGTGGTGTTACGGGTGATCATGGGGGCGATCATGCCGCCCTTGACCTCCACGCCCAGGGTCAGCGGCGTGACGTCCACCAGCACGATGTCGCCCAGCGCGCTGTCGCCCTGGATGATGCCGGCCTGCACGGCGGCGCCGAGGGCCACGGCCTCGTCGGGGTTCACGCTCTCGTTGGGGGTCTTGTTGGTGATCTCCTGCACGATGCGCTTGACGGCCGGGATGCGGGTGCTGCCGCCCACCAGGATCACTTCGTCGATCTTGCTGGCGTCCAGCTTGGCGTCCGAGAGGGCCTGCTCGACGGGTTTGCGTACGCGGCGCAGCAGGTCGGCGGTGAGTTCCTCGAACTTCGCGCGGGTCAGGGTCCGCTCCAGGTGCATGGGGGTGCGGGTTTCCGGGTCGAAGGTGATGAAAGGCAGACTGATGGTCGTTTCAGACGCGTTGGACAGGTCGATCTTGGCCTTTTCGGCCGCTTCGATCAGGCGCTGCAGGGCCTGCTTGTCCTTGCGCAGGTCGAAGCTGTGTTCCTTCTGAAACTCGCCGGCCAGCCAGTCCACGATGCGGTGGTCGAAGTCCGCGCCGCCCAGGTGGGTGTCGCCGGCGGTGGATTTCACTTCGAACACGCCGTCCCCGAGTTCCAGGATGGTCACGTCGAAGGTGCCGCCCCCCAGGTCGAAGACGAGCACGGTCTCGTTGCCCTTGCGCTCCAGGCCGTAGGCGAGCGCGGCAGCGGTGGGCTCGTTGATGACGCGCAGCACGTTCAGGCCCGCGATCTCGCCGGCCTGCTTGGTGGCCTCGCGCTGGGAGTTGTCGAAGTACGCGGGCACGGTGATCACGGCGTCGGTGATCTTCTGGCCGAGTTTGGCGCTGGCGTCCTGCACGAGTTTGCGCAGCACTTCGGCGCTGACCTGCTCGGGGGCGAGGTCCTTGCCGTCCACGGTGATGCGCACGCTGCCGCCGGGGCCTTCTTTCACGGTGAAGGGGCTGCGGGCGGCTTCTTCCTTGACCTCGTCCCAGCGGCGGCCGATGAAGCGCTTGACCTCGAACAGGGTGGAGGCGGGGTTCAGGGCGGCCTGGCGGCGGGCGATCTGCCCGACGAGGCGTTCCTCGCCCTTGTAGGCGACGACGGAGGGGGTGGTGCGCCCGCCTTCGGCGTTGACGATGACGTCGGGACGGCCGCCTTCCATGACGGCGATGACGGAGTTGGTGGTGCCCAGGTCGATACCGACAGCTTTAGCCATGAGTTGACTCCTTGAGTGCTGTTTGTGTGAGTGTCTTGCTTGTGCGGGATCTGCCGGCCGTGTGGACAGCAGTCTTGAAGCGAGAAGCATCATAGCCCCACAGTTTTTCAGTGTCAATAGACTTGAGTGCATTACGCTCAGGTTTTCCATTGGCAAAAACTTAACTCCCTGGCGCGGCACCACCCCCGCCCCGGCCCCCCAGCAGGGCAGGGAACGGTCCCAGACGCCCGGGGTAGACTGCAGGGCATGGACAACCGCACGAACCTCGACGATTACCTCGCGGGGCTGGGCATCAGTGACGCCGACGAAGCCGAAAGCGTCCCCCCACCCGCCCCGGACCCCCAGGCGCCGGCCATCAGCCCGGCCCTGAGTCACCCGCACGAGGAACCCAGCGTTGTCCTGGAACGCTTCCTGCAGGGCGTCATCGCCCGCATCGACCCCACCCTCGCCGTCACCGTGCGCGAGGCCGAGGACGCCCTGGAAGCCGACATCACCGGCGAGAACGCCGCCCGCCTCGCCGGCCGCGACGGCCGCACCCTCGGCGCGCTGGAGGTGCTCGCCTACACCGTGCTCGCCAAGACCGAGGGCCGCAGCGAACAGCGCGTGCGCATCGACATCGGCGGCTTCCGCCGCCGGCAGGCCGACACCCTCGCCAAACTCGCCGAACGGCTCGCCGTGCAGGTCGCCAAAAGCGGCGAACCGCACGAGATGCAGCCCATGCCCGCCTCCGAGCGCCGCATCCTGCACATCACCCTGAAAGAACACCCGGACGTGATGACCGAATCCGTCGGCGAGGGCGCCGCCCGCCGCCTGATCATCCGCCCCCGCCACGGGTAAGCGGGCCCGCGCAGGCCGGGGGCGCGTCCCCTGGCCTTTTCTTCTGGAGCGACGATGACCCTGCGTGAGTGGCTGCGCCACGCCGAAACCCGCCTCCAGGCCGCGGGCGTGGCCTCCCCCGGCGTGGACGCCCGCGCCCTGCTGCTGCACGTGCTCGGCGCCCCCGCCTCCGCGCTGATCCTGCGCAGCCACGAGCCCCTGCCCGACAAGGCCGCGCCCCGCCTCGCCGAGCTGCTCGCCCGCCGCGAGGCCCGCGAACCCCTCCAGCACCTGCTGGGCGAGGTGGACTGGGGAGGCCTGCGGCTGTCCACCGACGCCCGCGCCCTGATTCCCCGCCCGGAAACCGAGTGGCTGCTGCACCTCGCGCTGCAGGGCCTGCGAGGCGTGCCCGCCCCCCGCGTGTTGGACGTCGGCACCGGCACCGGCGCCCTGGCCCT from Deinococcus ficus includes:
- a CDS encoding CBS domain-containing protein, whose product is MTTLKDIMTKDLTTVDGKATLREVAQRMKADDIGNVLIMDGDQLTGIITDRDIVIRAVADGQDVNTPVSTYATKDVFTLPCSTSVQDAAKAMAERQLRRLPVTDSQTGKIGGIVSLADLSNRTSGNADQKALEGISKPG
- the dnaK gene encoding molecular chaperone DnaK, encoding MAKAVGIDLGTTNSVIAVMEGGRPDVIVNAEGGRTTPSVVAYKGEERLVGQIARRQAALNPASTLFEVKRFIGRRWDEVKEEAARSPFTVKEGPGGSVRITVDGKDLAPEQVSAEVLRKLVQDASAKLGQKITDAVITVPAYFDNSQREATKQAGEIAGLNVLRVINEPTAAALAYGLERKGNETVLVFDLGGGTFDVTILELGDGVFEVKSTAGDTHLGGADFDHRIVDWLAGEFQKEHSFDLRKDKQALQRLIEAAEKAKIDLSNASETTISLPFITFDPETRTPMHLERTLTRAKFEELTADLLRRVRKPVEQALSDAKLDASKIDEVILVGGSTRIPAVKRIVQEITNKTPNESVNPDEAVALGAAVQAGIIQGDSALGDIVLVDVTPLTLGVEVKGGMIAPMITRNTTVPAKKTEIYTTAENNQPGVEINVLQGERPMASDNKSLGRFKLEGIPPMRAGQPQIEVTFDIDANGILHVTAKEKQSGKESSIRIENTTTLDKSDVERMVQEAEQNAAADKARKERVEKRNNLDSLRVQALAQIEENEGAAQDVKDRLKAAADEAEEAVRADDDAKIDAAQKKLEEELRAFMTAAQQGQAQPQADAGTGSAPKADDDVIDADFKPAE
- a CDS encoding nucleotide exchange factor GrpE, producing the protein MFRKRGPRMNDDQNKTGPQDADTTPDTENIKFDASPETETDNMQEDAETASFPEMDENMLGQVQEMMDKLQRAEDLEKENADLKLKLGRLASDFEGYRTRTQQDVAAAQGQGVSKAAEALMPVYDDLDRALSMGGEDPAKLIPGIQAVQSKVLSVFAGLGLEATGREGEVFDPQWHEAIQVVPGDENDLIVTVYQLGFRMGDRLVRPARVVVSRKG
- a CDS encoding S8 family peptidase, with the protein product MTPEPKHRTRMGLLGRRAGVAALGLALTMGSLGSADAGTLSPGLLKKAQAGSQKVEPVIVRFRIENTTRGRSSFQQMRKQLQDRVNLLAPQYKNLVKQLWLDESVLLPLTPVQARLMAQLPFVEAVFENFRVQIPRAVALSAANAPSGTPWHLEKIGAPAAWAAGFKGQGITIGHLDSGIDPDHPELAGKLKAFQEFDAEGNRKAGAARDTTDHGTHTAGLLVGSKVGVAPSAKVISALVLPNNEGTFAQVIAGMQYVLDPDNNANTDDGADVVNMSLGIPGTFEEFITPVDNMLKAGVVPVFAIGNFGPAPASTGSPGNLPQAIGVGAIDQDGSVASYSSRGPVNWTGKISGVFVKPDIVAPGTAITSTFPNGAYGAKSGSSQASPIVAGAVAVMLSAKPGTSVDAIKNALYSSASNAGSKNNNSGYGLISLPGALGKLGASAGAPAPAPAPAPTPAPTPAPTPAPAPTPTPAPTPAPTPAPTPAPAPTPAPAIPTGPAGFTFCGWEGSRCTGATQKQVAFGINGRFVSGTSTDDSFMCTVAEWGTDPAPNTRKACFIKNPGTATTPAPAPAPAPKPQPAPTPAPAPAPAPSTPATKPTVLLVDDDMGQGTDVTAALRDAIKANAASALVWNTQTQGNVPLSELRRAQVVVWATGDQYQNTITGADQGALAEYLQGGGKLIVTGQDIGYDIGTSAFYTNFLKTRFLADSSGTTKFVTTGAFGNTAFTLNAQGSAGNQYYPDVIADLNGSATVAGWGSANATAGTITAQSLKQDPNKARATQKQRDPRGRTQPVNRAPATLGQLVGQLLGVPARVTAQSAGDNAGAIVVNNAGNYRTVNMGFGMEGLTPNSRNLLMKTALEWLMR
- a CDS encoding VF530 family DNA-binding protein, whose amino-acid sequence is MTRDPLHGVTLERLVQHLHAEYGWDELARRVPVKCFQSNPSVNSSLKFLRKEAWARAQVEGEYVKLLHREDANPVIDAVKRGQAVPANVSQTKLHAALGWMLRHVPQNAETLRLYFLPVLAQVQDVNFWPDEARMPLLNLAIEHSSLGEGDYDPGLIPALLDRGADPNDARYWLPLLHTVDVEGLAYRQRTRAPRTDLLDLLLARGADPTRADPRGHTAHSIAEAYGLKAALHKLPARS
- a CDS encoding MMPL family transporter gives rise to the protein MRALSLLVSRAPWAVLIVWVLVALLSVPLAARAPAALTADPAGGLEGSEATRALDILRDEFGEKDTNMALLVTRSTPPLSTPEGQARYEAFVDGLEDVPGVTRVISAGSGTVGTQSEDGRMALTVAQIPLEEGATEAVRELRNYARASSTDGLSVRVTGGQAIADDFTEFAEADTKRSEFAALPLIAVMLLVVFGALVATGLPLVVGVLSISVAMAGVYGLTRVMEVSTFAQSVITMLGLGAGIDYALLMVNRFREELRRLGGDSRAAAAQTVLTAGRSVTFSGLTVAIAMAGLIVPPVIFVRSLGIGGVLVVLLTVLASLTALPAMLALLGDRVNSPRVLKIGWSQNAGASAAWTAFARRVTARPWLGVLGSAALLLVLSVPALNMRIGYAGAWALTPGVESRDALADVRTLGAGGLLSQFEVILDLKGQRYTPDDREKFQAVVNDLKALPDVKAVLSPFVTPEDLRQAGDSTGTDALGAMTTLTRRSFSQDRTFLRVTVIPNDALRADAIPEYEARIRATLDRSGYAYLLGGSPIGGQEFSRAITGTLPTVVLTVFAGTFLLLMVAFRSLLIPLKSIVTNALTVGAAAGVVTEIVQNGFLAGPLGIPTDVGVLDSSLPVLLFAVMFGLSMDYEIFLLSRVQEEHLRGTPNDEAVVKAVGHTARIITSAAIIMFIVFSAFMFGRVVASKSIGLGLAVAVLLDATLVRLVMVPAFLKLAGKWNWWLPAWLDRRLPHVTLEH
- a CDS encoding DUF421 domain-containing protein codes for the protein MSAGSQDVQPFDWQRIFLGDIDPLFLLEIVFRTSVIFLWLVFLLRISGKRGLAQLSPLELAIVIGLGSAAGDPMFYPDVPLVHAMLVLALVVGLQRLLAHLVIHSERVETFVEGVPVELVRDGVIQLDGLERAKLSREDLFETVRTRDVRQLGQVQRAYFEQNGQLSFFLRDKEAPPVPGLPIVPPWDVEAPPLAPAGFAGAVACLSCGRVQDTPQAQCVCGGHGWTPARTDPLG
- a CDS encoding GIY-YIG nuclease family protein encodes the protein MAEDRTYYVYALKDPRTSPAAPFYVGKGTGTRAHDHLVRVDATPKGERIQEIQAGGHDVLVSRLVEDLSELQALRLEAELIAAFGTVASGGLLTNTVLPSGLGARQRPALTVPSGVKEKAQLGLGLLKGAVLEFAQANPQGVTNSETASLLGLRSDYGGGSKDYLSYSLLGLLMRDGKLDRKLNSKRHVARVR
- a CDS encoding protein jag, translated to MDNRTNLDDYLAGLGISDADEAESVPPPAPDPQAPAISPALSHPHEEPSVVLERFLQGVIARIDPTLAVTVREAEDALEADITGENAARLAGRDGRTLGALEVLAYTVLAKTEGRSEQRVRIDIGGFRRRQADTLAKLAERLAVQVAKSGEPHEMQPMPASERRILHITLKEHPDVMTESVGEGAARRLIIRPRHG
- a CDS encoding DnaJ C-terminal domain-containing protein, which codes for MAYKDYYEVLGVSRGASDADIKSAYRKLAKQYHPDKNAGDEKAAEKFKDIGEAYAVLNDPEKRKVYDQFGHTGHVPPGYEGGFQGGDFGGFDGSQFSDFFQGLFGQAGPGGRGGAGGGFRSPGGQQINIEDLLGGLGGAGQSRRFVQNVEGELQVTLEEAYAGSDEVINVDGKRLSLRVPAGTRDGARLRLAGQGPGGGDVLLNIRVLEDARFELDGDDLTTTVDVPAPVAALGGDVKVRTLSGTTGHLTVPPGSSSGRKMRLRGQGWPKRGGGHGDLYVKLNLTVPKHPTEQEKDLYRQLRELQH